The region ACACACCAAGATTTTGTGACGAAGTGGAAATCGTTTGAGCACCTTAAATGTAATATCACTCcagggcagctaaacccagaaAATCAACATTAATATCCCTTTGTAACCACTAAGACATTCTGTGCACAAACAATCTCCTCACTTGCCTCTTATCCACAGGAGCTCCAACTCGTTACTAGCCAATCTTTCTTTTTAATCCCCTTACTGACCTACTGGTAGACTTCAATCAGTTTGTTGATATAGAACACCGTGTGGTTTGATCACTCCAAGAGAATTAGTCTTCTAAGAACATACCATGAATATCTCTTGGCACACATAACAATGCTAAGCATTTATTATTTAGAAATACTCAATATCAAAAGTGAATAGTGTTGCTTAGCTTTGAGAAAATTGTGTCTTCAAAGTCATTAAATAAACTTGTGAAAATCAGCCTTAAAGTTTAGGTTTTCAGTGGCGGCATCCGGACATGTTAATAAGGTGTTTGGACATCATTAGGGTTTCAGTCCTAAAAACAACTTCATATCCAGACATCAGCGCACACACCAACATACAAAAGTttatggccttgtttggcaaaagtttatggccttgtttggcaaacagTACAAAAATTTTCcactttatttttacattttccaataacaatcaacatcaaaatattccaacttttttcactttttatatgaCATGagtcacatcaataatttttttattactattcaaataaaaaaaatctactcaaatacaaaaaaaaaattcacttttctatacaaattctctttactttatatcacatctattactttttactaactcCAAAATTAATAACCCATTATCCTGTTTTGCATAATGCTTTGCCAAAAGGCCTATGTTTTTCCTACATCCTGTCCGCACATGGGCACACGAGTCAATGCATAGAACTCTCTAGCTGGGTCATGTCCGAACATCTATAGATGAGTTTGCACACATAACTTTTTGTACTTGATTTTTATTAAGTAATCTTCAACCTAAATCCTATGTACAAATCTACCGAATGCCACAAattgggcctcacctattaaaagggagtttgaacccacacataaggaggagtgttaaagtattgattaaatgaacaaatttaccacttcctatcagcttaaacttttgcgataaatggtaatttaacacaAAGTATGGACGCCATTGCTCAGTGTAGGAAGCTATTATCAATAGGCATGGATGAAGTTCCCAACGCATATTTTTTAGGGAATATCCCCTGGATATTGTTAACTGTTGATATGCATATCTGTATTTTGGTCCAATTGATGGGGTAATCAAAGCGGGTGTGGTTCCTTGGTTTGTGGAGTTTTTGGGAAGGAATGATCTACCCCAATTGCAAGTAGGGACTCTGAAAAGAGTAGTGCGGTTTACATTTGAAATATTTTCTACAACTTTAGTTAGATTTGACGAGAATGAATTCCTTATGTAGAATGTTTCACAATCTGAAAATGTTTGTAATGAGTTTCATGTACATATTGCTGGTATCGTGGTTCCAAAATGTTGTATTTCTTGACTCACTATTGTTCTATTTTAATGAATTAAACGTGCTTCCTGAAACCATCCAATGCATGGGGGGAGCAtatataataaacaaataaagaaaagaaatgatgttttgatcaATACATGGAATACCCTTCAATTTAATATACCAATGTGGTGTGCCTGACAACTGCAAATATCATAACAAAGTTATGGTCCTCTCTGTGCTCTAATAAATTATAAACATTTCCCTCCTCTGCTCCTCGCACTTTCTCTCTTGCTGTGCATGCTTGTGTGTTTATatgttttgggatttttttatgtttaaaattAGAATCAACCGCAAGGAAGTCAATGGCTTGTTTTCTTGGtacttaataattaaattacttttctatttgatactatcattttcttgaaaCACTTGGTTTAATAGggcttgtttttgttgtttctcCTTCTGAGGAGATCTGCTGAAGGATTTACACTTTTATTGGGTTTGCTTGTTAACTCTGATTTTTGCTGATGTCCTCCCCAGTCCAGGGATAGTACTTCTGAATATGtgaaaattatgtttatttttcatttctttgcaTTTATAACTCCTtgctcgtttttttttttttgtgtgtgtgtgtagggTAAGTTGATTGAAAGAAACAATAGATGCTGCCCCTTAAACAGTGTGAAAAGGTGGATGGACCTGCACTGAAGCGCATCAAGCATGTGCTCATTGTCTTCATGTACAAATCCACTGGCAACCAAGTACTAGACTTTTTACGCAACCCGTACGCCATGGATATAGCGGTTTGGAGAAAGAAAGATGCACCTTGCTGCACTACTACTTGAATCTTAATTTGTGGTCGTGTCTCGCCTCCAAAGATTGGGAGAGCATCTCTAGTTCTAGAATGACCACCACGAGTAATCCACCCATTACTGAGAAGGGAACTTGAATCTCAGTCAACAGTAAGATTCCTTCCATCCTTGCATTCTCTTCATATTAATTTGATGTTACGTGTGTAATACCAGCCTAGATGACTCCAATTGCTGTTGGTAACAAAATTCATAAACTGTATGTTTTTGAGAATCTCATATTCAGTATCATATGCTTCTTCACGAGAGTCCCAtgttttcatatatttattcaGACACATCAATATTGTTCTCTATTAAGGTTGTTTTTTTAACAGCCATCTGTTTACTTTGGCTTACATGGTAATCTTATTACCCTTTATCCTATTTGAGCTAGATAcaaacgtttttttttcttttttcactcaTATGGTCacattttgggttaaatacctatttgccccctgtgctttacgacctttattttttatcccctcagttttactttttatcaaatttggtacctatggtatatgaaaagacgaaaatggtacaTCCGTAtaattttccgtccaaaactaacgtccagccacgtcatcctacaggtgtcggcgtgcatgcgcgacacctgtccccgtgATACACTTCAGCACTGACGtggctatatttttttttaattattttaatgatttcttttatatatatatatatatatatatatatatatatatatatatatatatatttaaccctcacattttttttttgataggtaaacaaattgaattaaaaaagcgtaaaggcgcctctaagcatacagggagtatacaaaaaggataccaaaacaaaataaaaaataaaaaataaaaaaagaagaagaagaacacccgaaaaacccaaaagacagaagaaAAGTTACATCAAACCCCCAGCTTCGCTTCTTGCCTCTAACCCTACTGGAATCCAcacccctagcatcgaaattaatcgagcattctaaattcttgacctctctttttccctttttcctttttatcttcttttccttcttgggAGGGGTATCAGAGTCATAGTGCTGATCCTCGGTCCAAGTCAAGAAGTCCAAAAAACCTTTCTCATTAGATCCCAAGAACGAAACCCTCATCGTGCGAAAACAAGATCTAGCATCTTGCACAACCCTGGGGTAAACCACATCTCTTTCCTCCGGACCGGCCCCCTTTGGAGATTCCCCCATCTCAAAGACTGCCAACGACACAAACTGGGGACACCCATACACAGGGGAAAATGGCCTTGGCCACAgaggaaacaaaacccactgaaAAGGAGGAAAGGTAGCCGAAACCCCAAGAGGACCTCCAAACTTCCCAAATTGAGGACCCCCACCAAAAATCCTTACCAAGGCAGGGGCATCCGAATGCATCACTACCTGCCGAAGGAGAGAACCTAAAGGAGTACCAGAAGCAACACTGCCTACCGAAGGACGCCCAAACTCTGCATGCTCAGCACCGCCAGACGAGGCACCATGCTTACCAAATTGATAGTCCTCAAAACCCGACCTCACCAAGACAGAGCCAGCCGACAGAACTGCCTGTCGAAGGATGAGCCCTGAACCGGAAGAACATAAGTCCACAGAAGACCGCACCCTAGAAGGAAAATCACTCAGAATCACGAGAGGAAGGAACACCGGCGTCGGCAGGGGGAAAGAACGGCCTGCTTGATGGACTCGACCACAGGAACGAGCTGCCGATCACTAAATCCACCCCCGAAAGGTGACAGACGCAGATCCACCCCAAAATCTGCCACAGACGTCACCTCCGGCTGAATGCGCTCCCAAGGACCTCCGTCGGACGAAGAAGACTTCCCGGACCCAATCCCCGCCCCGAAAACGTACTAGAAATCGAAGACAGCTTATGACTCGAAATCGCGTCCAACTTGGCATTAGGCTTAATCGCTTTAGCCCCAGCTCGAATCCCTTTAAAAACAGACTTAACCCTCTTTAGCACCCGGCCCGCCACAAAACCCACCCTTCGTTTAAACCCAAACCACAAGCCCAAACCAGCGCCTTGAAGAAGCGACCCAGAATTTCAAAAAAACTCCTCGATCACTCCAAACACGCCATCCCCTTGCATTGAAACGTCGCCCTCAGCAGCTGAATCCCTGGACACGCCATCCGATCTACAGACACTAACTCGAGACCTGATACGATCAACTGCATGATGGTCCATACCCGAGGGACCAACCGCTTGCTTCTCCAGAGCGTAGCAATCAATCGCCTGATGGACCGCCTCCACCTCCATACCCAGCGGCTGTGACCACTCCAACCCGCACCAGTCCGGCAAAGGCCAAGACTAACTCGAGACCTGATACGATCAACTGCATGATGGTCCATACCCGAGGGACCAACCGCTTGCTTCTCCAGAGCGTAGCAATCAATCGCCTGATGGACCGCCTCCACCTCCATACCCAGCGGCTGTGACCACTCCAACCCGCACCAGTCCGGCAAAGGCCAAGCGCCAACAATCTTCGCCGCAACCCTAGTTCCTGAGTCCTgagccggaatccgacaacccAAGGCAGAGATGGTTGCTGAAGAACTCACCGCCTCCGCAAACGACGGACGTCCTGTACCTTTCCCTTAACTCCCGACTGAGAAACATCAGAGGGAGGCAGACAACCAGAAGACGAAGACCCAACCGTGGTTCCCAGAAAATCTAAAATTTTGCTCAGCTCCCCAGAAACACGGCTCCACACTCGCCCGTCCTGACCTTCAAGAAAGAGAATACGCCCTCTCCGGCCTCCGCTATAAACAACTACCTCCAAGAACCGCCCAGACCTGTTTTCACCTCTCCAAGTGATGGTCACCTTAGACCCCTCCCAAAAGGATTTTACGAAATCCTCGATCCCAGGATTACCCAAAACTTCTTCCACCCTTGACAGAACCCAAGCAATGCAACTCAACCCGAAAACAgcagaacctaaaaactctttcctcttttcctccacCCGAAGCTCAGCAGAACCTGCTTCCACCGAGAAACGGAAGGACTTCGCCTCTACAAAGAACCGGTTCTCCATCAAGCCGAAACCGGCTGTGTCTTAGTTTTGATGTATTCATTGTTCTTAgaataaaatttagaaaactttttttctttgtggaGAATGGCTTTCATACCCGGTGTAGCTAGATTGGCATTACATAGATgcacttttaattttaacattGTTCACATGCTTTTGAACCTGTAGTTTTGTAGAGTTTCCATGTGTTGCAGCTCATGCCCTTATTGTTGGATTGTGATGCTTGTGTGTGTGTCCAAAAGTTAAATTACTACCCTTggtcttttctttagttatggtgatcaaaataaaaatcatatagACAATAAAGATTCTAacaattaatcaagaaaaattccTCCGAATCCAAAGAAAATATTATAGGAATATCGAAAGGAAGCCAAAGTAAAAGGTTTGGAAATAAAAGCTCATTCCTTAAAAACTTTGAGAGAACCAAAGTAGAAAGTCATGAAGACCTTTTAATCTAAATTTAGACGAAGGTTACCATTCATGGGCATCTGACcattaaaaacacatttttaattgttatttgtctgataaattttttatttaagtgcTCTTTGTTTTTCAGGATGTCTTTGTTTATGGGAAGAAGTCAAGAACTGGGGAAGTAATATgactttgttataattttgttgtcttttatAAAACATTTGTGTATTAAATAATGCATTACAAATTGTATTATTATTACCTACCATGAATCAatcaaaaaatcatcaataacaTAAGTATATTGTCTCCGGCTTAGAATGAAAAATCCAAGAGAAATTGCTATATCCGCTATTCAAGAGGAAGCAATGAATCTGGATATTATGATCTTCCAGAAGGATTTATCTCTTAAAGAATTGATAAAATGGGGAATATTTAGACCTCAAAATAACAGGGGTCAAGTTGTCAAGGTCTACCAATGAGACGATGGGAAATAAGCTTCATCGTCGAGAGGAAAACCGCCTGAATCTACCATCCAAACTAGTGTTAAGAAATGTGGCATATCCCCAGACTTTGCTTGGGCGGAAAGGCACTAGGGGTCTCTATCAAGTGACCCAAATCTTTTTGTTCCTTTAGACCAAAAGATAAAAGACTGATTAAGCCCTCTTCTACTATATTTGGCATCTGAGTCATAAGCATCTAAtaattggataaaaaaaaacGTCATTGATGATGTAATTTAGATTAGCTATTTTCAAAGCTTGTTCTAGAAGATGTTATTTAATGTCTACTTGGTGAACAAAAGGTAAACATGGAGATTATTATTTAAGGGAACTTCCCATCACTCTCATTTTTCATACCTCTATGTTACATTCACAAATTACAGAACATAAACGCCTACATGCTTTATTGCTGATATCTATAAGTAACCTTAGGTCACATATTTTACACTAATGATATGTTATAGCTAGCAGGAGAATGGAGATCGTGACCATCTTCAACTCCAACTGCCAAATTTGAAAGCTTAAAGTTCTGGACTCAGCACCTCAGTACCCTTCACTTCCTTTTTCTTACTATCACCATATTTGGCAATGACAATTTCAACCAATTTATACGGCGCAACTTCCTCTAGCATTTGGACGACGGTTCTCATCGTTGGCCGAAGCGCCGGAAGTGCTGCTGTGCAGAGAATTGCAATTTTCAGTACCTTGACAGCATCTTCCTTAAAAGCCTCTGAAATTCTGGAGTCCACCACACTTACTatgctctctctttctttcaccTTGCTGCAAACCCAATTCACTATATCCTTGTTATCCCCGTACTCTGGCTCTATCGGTCTTTTTCCAGACACTAGCTCCATCAGTACCACTCCAAAACTATAAACATCACTCTTCTCATTTACTTTGTATGTATACCCATATTCTGCATAATCAACAAGATTccatgaaaacaaattaaaagaagaaatcaTCAACTTTCTTATCTGCTTAACAAAATGACCACTTTTTGTTAACTTAATTCTACATAGCATATTATCCAGGCAAAgaatcaaagaaagaaaagtaaggAATCTGATATTCACTAACCAGGAGCGGTATAGCCTTGTGTTCCAACAATGACATGGGTGGAATCTTTGTCACCATTGGCCTGAACAATCTTAGCAAGTCCGAAATCAGCAATTTTTGGCTTCAAAAACTCATCCAGCAAAATATTACTCGACTTCACGTCCCTGTGAATCACCGGCCGCTCACGCCCATGATGCAGATACTCCAACCCTTTGGCTCCTCCCAAGGCAATCTCATGCCTTGTCTCCCAATCGAGCTCCACCTTCCGGCACGAGTGCATCCGATCCCACAAGCTCCCATTTGGCAAATACTCGTACACCAACAAGCTCGAGTCCTCGCTGGTGATGCTACAATACAGCTTCACCACATTCTCATGCCTTATCGAGCTCAAAGTCTGCACCTCGGAATTAAATTCCTTCGACCTCCCCCCACGCTTTCCGAGCATCGGCATGGTGCTGTTCCAGCCAGTACCCCTCGAATCTGCGTTCCATATGTGCTTGACCGCAAGTTCTATACCGTTAGAGAGCACCACCTTGTACACGTTTCCAGAGCCACCTTTTCCAATCAAATTCTCTTGCTTGACAGAATCAAGAATCTCATCCTCTGTGAAGCTCAACACGTGGCAGGACTTCCCATCCCAAGATTCGTCCTTTAACGAACGGATTTGATCATTTTCCCTCTTCTTCGCGTAGAATAGGTACACCAAATTAGACACAATCAGCAATAAAGCTGAACCCACAATGAAGCAAATGATGAGTGTACGGATTTCCATGGACATGCGTGAAATTGTAGGACAGCGGGGGAGTACAGAGCTGATCGTAGAGCTGCATAGGCCTGGGTTCGCAGCGAAGCTACCGTTATACGCTGCGAGGGACAAAGATTGCGGCACGGGACCGGTCAACTTGTTGTGAGACAAATCGAGAATGCTTAGTGGAAGAGATGAAAAAGTCTCCGGAATTTCCCCGGAAAGTTGGTTGTTGGAGAGATTGAGAGCATTAAGAGTCGGTAGAGATCCGAAAGAAGATGGAATTTGACCCGAAAGCGAATTGTTAGCCATGTTTATGTCAGTGAGAGAAACACCAGTGCCTAACGTATCTGGTATCGAACCAGAGAACTTGTTGTTCTGTAGATGAAGAACGTTGAGTTGCTTCAGGTCACCTATACCGGAAGGGATATTTCCCGAGAACTGATTGTCGTTCAGTTGAATCGATACCAGCGAGGTAGCGAGAGAGATCTCGGCTGGTAATTCACCCGATAAGCGATTGTTTCCGACAAAAATCTGCGCGAGAGATTTAGCATTCTTGATATCAGAGGTAATCGGACCTTGGATATTATTCGACGAGATATCGAATGCGTGCATGTTGGGTAATCCCCACATTCCAGCGGGAACGGTACCAGAGAGCAAGTTATTGGGGACTCTGAAACGAATCAGAGTTGAACAGTTGGCGTAGTTGGCCGGAATTTCACCGGTGAATCTGTTGTTGAGCAGCAAAAGCTTCTCCATAGTACCTTGCTTGCACATATCTGGCGGGATTGGACCGGTAAAGAAGTTATCGGACATGTCGATGAAATTGAATTCGGCCCAAGACCCAAGCTTCGGAGGCAGAGGACCTGTCAACCTGTTCGAGTACAGAGAGAGGTTCACCAGCTTCTTGAACTCACCCAACTCGGTCGGTACCTGCCCAGAAAGATTGTTGTTATACAGTTGCAGACTCACCAGGTTGGTCGAGAACCTCAGCTCGGACAGATCGCCTTCGAGATGGTTCGTAGAAGCATCAAACATCTCGAGCTTCGTCAGGTATCTTAGACTGGCCGGAAGTTTTCCTGTGAACGAGTTGTTGTAGAGCTCGAGCTGCCATAGGTTCACCAGCTTCCCTATCTCTGCTGGAATCTCTCCGGTCATGTTATTGTCGGCAAGCTCCAAGTTGATGAGCCCTGTGAGCGTTCCAATCCCAGCTGGGATTGTTCCTTGGATGTTGCAATTCGAGAGGTATAGCCAATCCAGCTTGGTGAGCTGAACGACATCATTTGGAATTGGACTGGGACTCAAAGGGTTGTCTCCGAGGCTGAGCCGGATTAGACCCTTCATGTTTCCAAGCGATTTCCACGGGAAAGTGCCGGAAAATCCACTGTTGTTCAGGTGCAAATACTGTAATTCGCTGAGAGTGGATATGTCTGGAACAGAGCCAGTGAAGAAATTGTTTCCCAAGTCCAAATATTGCAATTTCACGCAGTTTTTC is a window of Alnus glutinosa chromosome 4, dhAlnGlut1.1, whole genome shotgun sequence DNA encoding:
- the LOC133866733 gene encoding receptor-like protein kinase 7 — protein: MEILVLSSPTKSRRFHVAGHCFYLLCFLSLLSGVKSDELQILMKIKSALQSSTTNVFSSWESSNPTCRFAGITCNSDGSVAEIDLSLKNLTGTVPLDSICQLQSLEKLSLGFNLLHGPIMEDLKNCVKLQYLDLGNNFFTGSVPDISTLSELQYLHLNNSGFSGTFPWKSLGNMKGLIRLSLGDNPLSPSPIPNDVVQLTKLDWLYLSNCNIQGTIPAGIGTLTGLINLELADNNMTGEIPAEIGKLVNLWQLELYNNSFTGKLPASLRYLTKLEMFDASTNHLEGDLSELRFSTNLVSLQLYNNNLSGQVPTELGEFKKLVNLSLYSNRLTGPLPPKLGSWAEFNFIDMSDNFFTGPIPPDMCKQGTMEKLLLLNNRFTGEIPANYANCSTLIRFRVPNNLLSGTVPAGMWGLPNMHAFDISSNNIQGPITSDIKNAKSLAQIFVGNNRLSGELPAEISLATSLVSIQLNDNQFSGNIPSGIGDLKQLNVLHLQNNKFSGSIPDTLGTGVSLTDINMANNSLSGQIPSSFGSLPTLNALNLSNNQLSGEIPETFSSLPLSILDLSHNKLTGPVPQSLSLAAYNGSFAANPGLCSSTISSVLPRCPTISRMSMEIRTLIICFIVGSALLLIVSNLVYLFYAKKRENDQIRSLKDESWDGKSCHVLSFTEDEILDSVKQENLIGKGGSGNVYKVVLSNGIELAVKHIWNADSRGTGWNSTMPMLGKRGGRSKEFNSEVQTLSSIRHENVVKLYCSITSEDSSLLVYEYLPNGSLWDRMHSCRKVELDWETRHEIALGGAKGLEYLHHGRERPVIHRDVKSSNILLDEFLKPKIADFGLAKIVQANGDKDSTHVIVGTQGYTAPEYGYTYKVNEKSDVYSFGVVLMELVSGKRPIEPEYGDNKDIVNWVCSKVKERESIVSVVDSRISEAFKEDAVKVLKIAILCTAALPALRPTMRTVVQMLEEVAPYKLVEIVIAKYGDSKKKEVKGTEVLSPEL